One genomic segment of Oncorhynchus kisutch isolate 150728-3 linkage group LG15, Okis_V2, whole genome shotgun sequence includes these proteins:
- the LOC109905670 gene encoding phosphoserine phosphatase-like isoform X1: MLKPWTVPYQRFSNHIMTTLSQTKEIFRRADAVCFDVDSTVIREEGIDELAKFCGVGDAVTEMTRKAMGGSVTFKTALTERLSIIRCSREQVNKLITDHPPQLTAGIKELVDTLHQRNVKVFLVSGGFRCIVEHVSTQLNIPLHHVYANRLKFYFNGEFAGFDETQPTSESNGKGKVISMLKEKHGFKNVVMIGDGATDLEACPPANAFIGFGGNVVRQQVKERSLWYVTSFRELLKELEKI, encoded by the exons ATGCTGAAACCGTGGACAGTGCCATATCAACGCTTTAGCAACCA CATAATGACAACTTTATCACAGACAAAGGAAATCTTCCGGAGAGCAGACGCTGTGTGCTTCGACGTGGACAGCACTGTTATCAGAGAAGAAGGCATTGATGAGCTAGCCAAATTCTGCGGGGTTGGAGATGCTGTCACAGAAAT GACTCGCAAGGCCATGGGGGGGTCAGTGACTTTTAAAACCGCTCTGACAGAGCGCCTGTCCATCATCCGATGCTCGAGGGAACAAGTGAACAAACTGATAACTGACCACCCTCCTCAGTTGACGGCAGGTATTAA GGAGCTTGTTGATACTCTGCACCAGCGCAATGTGAAGGTGTTCCTGGTCTCTGGCGGTTTCCGCTGTATCGTGGAGCATGTCTCCACTCAACTCAACATTCCCCTCCATCACGTGTATGCCAACCGCCTCAAGTTCTACTTCAATG GTGAGTTTGCTGGCTTTGACGAGACCCAGCCCACATCTGAGAGTAATGGGAAGGGGAAGGTGATCAGCATGCTCAAGGAGAAGCACGGCTTCAAGAATGTGGTGATGATCGGTGATGGAGCCACAGACCTGGAGGCCTGTCCCCCTGCA AATGCATTCATTGGATTTGGTGGAAACGTGGTTAGGCAGCAAGTAAAGGAGAGAAGTTTGTGGTACGTCACAAGTTTTAGAGAGCTGCTAAAAGAACTGGAGAAGATTTAA
- the LOC109905670 gene encoding phosphoserine phosphatase-like isoform X2 yields the protein MTTLSQTKEIFRRADAVCFDVDSTVIREEGIDELAKFCGVGDAVTEMTRKAMGGSVTFKTALTERLSIIRCSREQVNKLITDHPPQLTAGIKELVDTLHQRNVKVFLVSGGFRCIVEHVSTQLNIPLHHVYANRLKFYFNGEFAGFDETQPTSESNGKGKVISMLKEKHGFKNVVMIGDGATDLEACPPANAFIGFGGNVVRQQVKERSLWYVTSFRELLKELEKI from the exons ATGACAACTTTATCACAGACAAAGGAAATCTTCCGGAGAGCAGACGCTGTGTGCTTCGACGTGGACAGCACTGTTATCAGAGAAGAAGGCATTGATGAGCTAGCCAAATTCTGCGGGGTTGGAGATGCTGTCACAGAAAT GACTCGCAAGGCCATGGGGGGGTCAGTGACTTTTAAAACCGCTCTGACAGAGCGCCTGTCCATCATCCGATGCTCGAGGGAACAAGTGAACAAACTGATAACTGACCACCCTCCTCAGTTGACGGCAGGTATTAA GGAGCTTGTTGATACTCTGCACCAGCGCAATGTGAAGGTGTTCCTGGTCTCTGGCGGTTTCCGCTGTATCGTGGAGCATGTCTCCACTCAACTCAACATTCCCCTCCATCACGTGTATGCCAACCGCCTCAAGTTCTACTTCAATG GTGAGTTTGCTGGCTTTGACGAGACCCAGCCCACATCTGAGAGTAATGGGAAGGGGAAGGTGATCAGCATGCTCAAGGAGAAGCACGGCTTCAAGAATGTGGTGATGATCGGTGATGGAGCCACAGACCTGGAGGCCTGTCCCCCTGCA AATGCATTCATTGGATTTGGTGGAAACGTGGTTAGGCAGCAAGTAAAGGAGAGAAGTTTGTGGTACGTCACAAGTTTTAGAGAGCTGCTAAAAGAACTGGAGAAGATTTAA